A section of the Phaseolus vulgaris cultivar G19833 chromosome 8, P. vulgaris v2.0, whole genome shotgun sequence genome encodes:
- the LOC137824226 gene encoding WRKY transcription factor 1-like — translation MVSSDKSVDQNTPSDKLQHRASSDSDVTLSQGHDTKNVLSKPEGATSTPSVVAKNEEGKDSDATACALESDQEGSTCSLPLEKHLQSPDTLLNELPPLQSSLESPSVIREKVSKDGYNWRKYGQKHVKGNEFIRSYYKCTYPNCQAKKQLQQSNNGNITDCVSIGQHNHPRPQLNSTVSVECVLPVVEQAARKPLLANVKDKTSVEQGCIPQQIKPLQSLPPTQVSPVNELKAAHSQLSKARNQVHDNEDPESKRLKKDNSNADTTGVNMSTRESRIVVQTSSEVDLVNDGYRWRKYGQKLVKGNANPRSYYRCSNPGCPVKKHVERASHDSKIVITTYEGQHDHELPPGRTVTHNAATNMNSTTMNGKAGTKSEDTVNRGEQSGLDSPSKLTEKLNGKSTTKSKVGDMVDFGGFSLSNEGPEIKLKEQQQKDNLGTKDDSVSNDVVCHSSSEVPCRSNEQLKGEVKPLSEGTKDCLSKVAIHDTPSTESEFNKQSAPDAEPVQS, via the exons ATGGTTTCTTCAGACAAAAGTGTAGATCAAAATACCCCTTCTGATAAATTGCAGCATAGAGCGAGTTCTGATAGTGATGTTACATTGTCACAAGGTCATGATACTAAAAATGTTCTGTCCAAACCAGAGGGAGCAACAAGTACTCCTTCTGTTGTAGCTAAAAATGAAGAGGGGAAGGACTCTGATGCTACTGCTTGTGCCCTGGAATCAGATCAAGAAGGAAGCACGTGCTCCTTACCACTTGAGAAACATTTGCAGAGCCCTGATACTCTTTTGAATGAATTGCCTCCATTGCAATCCAGTCTGGAAAGTCCCTCTGTAATACGTGAGAAGGTATCTAAAGATGGCTATAACTGGCGAAAATATGGTCAGAAACATGTCAAGGGGAATGAATTTATACGCAGCTATTACAAGTGTACATATCCAAATTGCCAGGCAAAAAAGCAGTTGCAGCAGTCTAATAATGGGAACATCACAGATTGTGTTTCTATCGGACAGCATAATCATCCTAGGCCTCAATTGAACTCCACAGTATCAGTTGAATGTGTTTTGCCGGTTGTGGAACAAGCAGCACGCAAGCCCTTGTTAGCCAATGTGAAAG ACAAAACATCCGTTGAGCAAGGATGCATTCCTCAACAGATCAAGCCTTTACAGTCCCTTCCACCTACACAAGTGTCCCCAGTCAATGAGTTGAAAGCTGCACATTCACAATTGTCTAAGGCAAGGAATCAGGTTCATGACAACGAGGATCCTGAGTCAAAGCGACT GAAGAAAGACAACAGTAATGCGGATACCACTGGAGTTAACATGTCAACTCGTGAATCTCGTATTGTTGTTCAGACTTCAAGTGAGGTTGATTTAGTAAATGACGGGTATCGCTGGCGCAAATATGGGCAGAAGCTTGTTAAAGGGAATGCAAACCCAAG AAGTTACTACCGATGCTCAAATCCTGGATGCCCTGTCAAAAAGCATGTGGAAAGGGCCTCTCATGATTCAAAAATTGTAATAACTACCTATGAGGGACAACATGATCATGAACTTCCCCCTGGAAGGACTGTCACTCATAATGCAgctacaaatatgaactcaacaACCATGAATGGCAAGGCAGGAACCAAATCTGAAGATACTGTTAATAGAGGGGAACAAAGTGGCTTGGACTCACCAAGCAAATTAACAGAGAAACTAAATGGCAAGTCAACTACTAAGTCAAAGGTCGGCGATATGGTTGACTTTGGCGGGTTCAGCCTTTCTAATGAGGGTcctgaaattaaattaaaggaGCAACAACAAAAAGATAACTTAGGTACTAAAGACGATTCTGTCAGCAATGATGTTGTATGCCATTCTAGTTCTGAAGTTCCATGTAGATCAAATGAACAGCTGAAAGGGGAGGTAAAACCTTTATCAGAAGGAACTAAGGATTGCCTTAGCAAGGTTGCCATTCATGATACCCCCAGTACAGAAAGCGAATTTAATAAGCAATCAGCACCTGATGCAGAACCGGTCCAAAGCTAA
- the LOC137823787 gene encoding uncharacterized protein: MLQSPGHSPLHLSSPSPSISQVSAQNPNDPTSSSSSSAKNPRVLDEDTYVEALEKIIERDYFPDISKLRDRLDWLEAIKTGDPVVIREAQLKILERRAGASKVTNPNDTSRTISHTPGSTFVRNFTPLDEFDGKPPQTPRFTAPDAKEGDNSDGGVDASLGLDQFLRRYTSEDNHSFSKILEKVNRKRKDKFEYLNEDVKGIEDVKRDRVTDGYGTSYQPPSTLEGWNYTAKNLLMYHPADRGEVPLTEEEMAVRIKAATKEINRGNTRFLGKMMDSRPKDDGTVEVFYTPVAGATPAPMCLRDGDKLQKYDLEDLRKTPNPFYLESEKKAENGYSYVKTPSPAPGVDESPFITWGEIEGTPLRLDQEDTPLDIGGSADGPHYKIPSAPVRDAKAHALSREAARKLRERSKMFHKPPLASRVRGGSASPSMRMLSPAAQKFMRNAFAKSSSTVDETLRASYRGSTPALATPRTVGRSVSRVGREESTVSRSPSVREDSNPLW; this comes from the coding sequence ATGCTTCAATCCCCAGGGCACTCGCCGCTGCACTTGTCGTCGCCTTCTCCTTCGATTTCGCAGGTGTCGGCGCAAAACCCTAACGATCCAACATCGTCGTCGTCGTCGAGTGCGAAGAACCCTAGGGTTTTGGATGAGGACACCTACGTGGAGGCGTTGGAGAAGATCATCGAGCGCGATTACTTCCCCGACATCTCGAAGCTCCGCGACCGCCTCGACTGGCTCGAAGCCATCAAAACCGGCGACCCCGTCGTCATTCGCGAGGCTCAGTTGAAGATCCTCGAACGCCGCGCCGGCGCATCGAAGGTAACCAATCCCAACGATACTTCTAGAACCATCTCCCACACACCGGGTTCCACCTTCGTTAGGAATTTCACACCCTTGGATGAATTCGACGGAAAGCCCCCCCAAACGCCGCGTTTCACTGCTCCCGATGCTAAAGAGGGGGATAACAGTGACGGTGGAGTTGATGCCTCGCTTGGTCTCGATCAGTTTCTTCGGAGGTACACCAGTGAGGACAATCATAGCTTTTCCAAGATTTTAGAGAAAGTGAATAGGAAGAGGAAGGATAAGTTTGAGTATTTGAACGAGGATGTGAAGGGTATTGAGGATGTGAAGAGGGATAGAGTCACTGATGGATATGGAACCTCTTATCAGCCTCCGAGCACCCTTGAAGGGTGGAATTACACTGCCAAGAATTTGTTGATGTATCATCCCGCTGATCGGGGTGAGGTTCCCTTGACTGAGGAGGAGATGGCTGTTAGAATCAAAGCTGCCACGAAAGAGATCAATCGTGGGAACACTAGGTTTCTTGGTAAAATGATGGATTCTAGGCcgaaagatgatggaacagtggaggtGTTTTACACGCCTGTTGCGGGTGCTACACCGGCCCCTATGTGTCTCAGAGATGGGGATAAGTTACAGAAGTATGATTTGGAGGATCTGAGGAAGACTCCGAATCCATTTTATTTGGAATCTGAGAAGAAAGCTGAGAATGGGTATAGCTATGTTAAGACACCATCCCCTGCACCGGGTGTGGATGAATCCCCCTTCATTACTTGGGGAGAAATTGAGGGGACTCCATTGAGGTTGGACCAGGAGGATACACCGCTTGATATTGGTGGCAGTGCTGATGGACCTCATTACAAGATTCCTTCTGCACCGGTGCGAGATGCTAAGGCACATGCTCTTTCAAGGGAGGCTGCAAGGAAGCTGAGGGAAAGGTCAAAGATGTTTCATAAGCCCCCATTGGCATCACGGGTCAGAGGAGGGAGTGCTAGCCCAAGCATGCGTATGCTGTCTCCTGCTGCTCAGAAGTTTATGAGGAATGCATTTGCCAAGTCCTCTTCTACTGTTGATGAAACGCTTCGAGCAAGTTACCGTGGTTCTACTCCTGCATTGGCTACTCCTAGAACTGTTGGTAGAAGTGTGTCAAGGGTTGGTAGAGAAGAGAGCACGGTTTCTAGGTCTCCATCTGTTAGAGAAGACTCCAATCCTCTCTGGTGA
- the LOC137826902 gene encoding BTB/POZ domain-containing protein At5g48130, with product MEVVSPKDYSVSSSPFSSPNIGALLKIKVITWSQQTGLPVSVRVRVKDKMFNLHKFPLTSKSGYFKKQLSDTSEVELPETFPGGPETFEMIAMFIYGSSTMIDPFNVVALRCAAEFLEMTEDHCSGNLCERFDLYLNQVVLQSWDDTLIALQRCQMLLPCSEYLLIVSRCIESLAFMACMEVLDPERRRDTPVVTVEELASQAWSCEIMKDVLSQDLWMRDLIALPFDFFKRVIGSLRKQGMKEKYVSPIIVFYANKWVFSKKTRQFWESSCDEIGEGDMNSKASVILQGVVDLLPVGDKARKVIPVGFYFALLSRSLELGLRTESKAKLEEQITSLLHFSQVEDFLLPESGAELKSSSMELETMESIISAYVASNSHVNHAPEASSFRVAELWDAYLFNVAADSDMEPKRFMELIERVPPSYRQNHHPLYKTTNSFLKTHPGISEDDKVAVCKYLDCQRLSQEACIEAVQNELMPLRLIVQALFLQQLNTHKAFKECSDSFRYAHCGDISGSLSSSRCPYSASQNLGESPYTDKPELSSRPLSFLLQKDNVMQNFKFSTTEYESTSFRIQNLEQEVMSLKRSLQLHNIVTKAEPNLVKSQKMKPCGLETRSLSKRRNPIGQATSCISSVNFASQRRYASRLLKVFHRITLFGSWKLKRKPGTPSQLSK from the exons ATGGAGGTTGTGAGTCCAAAAGATTATTCTGTTTCTTCAAGTCCTTTCTCTTCACCTAACATTGGAGCCTTGCTCAAGATCAAGGTCATCACGTG GAGCCAACAGACTGGTTTACCTGTTTCTGTCCGTGTTCGAGTTAAAGACAAGATGTTCAACCTGCATAAA TTTCCTTTGACTTCGAAGAGTGGATACTTCAAGAAGCAGTTGAGCGATACATCTGAGGTTGAGCTTCCGGAAACATTTCCTGGAGGACCAGAAACCTTTGAGATGATAGCAATGTTCATCTATGGATCCTCCACCATGATTGACCCTTTTAATGTTGTGGCACTCAGGTGTGCAGCAGAGTTTCTTGAAATGACCGAAGATCATTGTTCGGGCAACCTTTGTGAAAGGTTTGATCTTTATCTGAATCAGGTGGTGTTGCAAAGTTGGGATGACACCCTTATTGCACTTCAGAGGTGCCAGATGCTGCTTCCTTGTTCTGAATATCTGTTAATAGTGAGTCGCTGCATTGAATCTCTTGCCTTCATGGCATGCATGGAGGTGCTTGATCCAGAGAGAAGAAGAGACACCCCAGTTGTGACAGTGGAGGAGTTGGCTTCTCAAGCTTGGAGCTGTGAAATAATGAAGGATGTTTTGAGCCAGGACCTGTGGATGAGGGATCTGATTGCTCTACCCTTTGACTTTTTCAAAAGGGTTATAGGATCTTTAAGGAAACAAGGAATGAAGGAGAAGTATGTGAGTCCAATCATTGTCTTCTATGCAAATAAATGGGTGTTCTCTAAGAAAACTCGCCAATTTTGGGAGAGTTCCTGTGATGAGATTGGAGAAGGTGACATGAATAGCAAAGCTTCAGTGATTCTACAAGGTGTTGTTGATCTTCTTCCAGTGGGGGATAAGGCCAGAAAAGTTATTCCAGTGGGgttttattttgccttgctttcTAGATCTCTTGAGTTGGGGTTGAGGACTGAAAGCAAGGCAAAGTTAGAAGAACAGATTACATCACTTCTGCACTTCTCCCAAGTGGAGGATTTTCTTCTTCCAGAAAGTGGAGCAGAGTTGAAGTCCTCTAGCATGGAGTTGGAGACTATGGAAAGCATAATTTCAGCATATGTAGCATCTAACTCACATGTAAACCATGCCCCAGAAGCTAGCAGTTTCAGGGTTGCAGAACTGTGGGATGCATATCTATTCAATGTAGCAGCAGATTCAGATATGGAACCGAAGAGATTCATGGAACTCATTGAAAGAGTACCACCATCTTATAGACAGAACCATCACCCACTTTACAAAACAACCAACAGCTTTCTCAAG ACACATCCGGGTATATCTGAAGACGATAAGGTAGCAGTGTGCAAGTATCTGGACTGTCAAAGATTATCACAAGAGGCATGCATTGAAGCTGTCCAAAACGAATTGATGCCTCTACGTCTAATTGTCCAAGCACTTTTTCTTCAACAACTGAACACACACAAAGCCTTCAAAGAATGCTCAGATTCATTTAGATATGCACATTGTGGAGACATATCAGGAAGCCTATCAAGCTCTAGGTGTCCATATTCTGCAAGTCAGAATCTAGGAGAGAGTCCATACACTGATAAACCTGAGCTGAGCAGCAGGCCCTTAAGCTTCCTTCTGCAGAAGGACAATGTGATGCAGAATTTCAAGTTCTCAACCACTGAATATGAGTCCACAAGCTTCAGGATTCAAAATCTAGAACAAGAAGTCATGTCCTTGAAAAGAAGCCTTCAATTGCACAACATTGTGACAAAAGCAGAACCAAATTTGGTCAAAAGCCAGAAGATGAAGCCTTGTGGCTTAGAAACTCGATCACTGAGCAAAAGGAGGAACCCAATTGGACAAGCTACTAGTTGCATCAGTTCTGTAAATTTTGCTTCACAAAGAAGGTATGCCAGCAGGCTACTCAAGGTCTTTCACCGCATAACTTTGTTTGGAAGTTGGAAACTGAAGAGAAAACCGGGAACTCCTAGTCAACTGTCCAAGTAA
- the LOC137824225 gene encoding scarecrow-like transcription factor PAT1, which produces MQASEQHRSSSMYYQPLQQIEAYCLPRYRSLNQQLYYHDGGHGTQFSTPSSSELYCTLESSSVAGSFTLYNSPSTVNFSPNGSPISQQDSHSYPPDQYHSPENTYGSPMSGSCITDDLSNFKHKLRELESIMLGPDSDNLDSYDSAISNGNNFASPEMDSWRQTMVAISSKNLKHILVACAKAIADNDLLMAQWLMDELRQMVSVSGDPIQRLGAYMLEGLVARLAASGSSIYKALRCKEPESAELLSYMHILYEVCPYFKFGYMSANGAIAEAMKDEDRVHIVDFQIGQGSQWITLIQAFAARPGGPPHIRITGIDDSQSAYARGGGLHIVGRRLSKLAEHFKVPFEFHSAAISGCDVQVHNLGVRPGEALAVNFAFMLHHMPDESVSTQNHRDRLLRLVRSLSPKVVTLVEQESNTNTAAFFPRFLETLDYYTAMFESIDVTLPRDHKERINVEQHCLARDLVNIIACEGVERVERHEVLGKWRSRFAMAGFTPYPLSSLVNGTIKKLLENYSNRYRLEERDGALYLGWMNRDLVASCAWK; this is translated from the coding sequence ATGCAGGCATCAGAGCAACATAGAAGTTCAAGCATGTACTATCAACCATTACAACAAATTGAAGCCTACTGTTTGCCACGGTATCGGAGTCTAAATCAACAGCTATACTACCATGATGGAGGCCATGGAACTCAGTTTTCAACTCCAAGTTCTTCTGAACTTTACTGTACATTGGAGTCATCTTCTGTAGCTGGTAGTTTCACCCTTTACAACTCCCCTTCAACTGTTAACTTCTCACCGAATGGTAGCCCCATATCTCAGCAAGACTCTCACTCATATCCACCTGACCAGTATCATTCCCCTGAGAATACCTACGGCTCTCCAATGAGTGGCTCCTGCATAACCGATGATTTAAGCAACTTCAAACACAAACTGAGAGAGTTGGAAAGTATAATGCTTGGCCCTGACTCTGATAATCTTGATAGTTATGACAGTGCCATAAGCAATGGAAACAACTTTGCTTCACCTGAGATGGACAGTTGGAGACAAACAATGGTGGCAATTTCTAGCAAAAACCTGAAGCATATCCTTGTTGCATGTGCCAAAGCCATTGCAGACAATGATTTACTCATGGCACAGTGGCTGATGGATGAATTAAGGCAGATGGTGTCAGTTTCTGGCGACCCAATTCAACGATTGGGAGCATACATGCTGGAAGGACTAGTTGCACGATTGGCTGCTTCAGGGAGTTCAATATACAAAGCTTTAAGATGCAAAGAACCAGAAAGTGCTGAGCTTCTCTCCTACATGCACATACTATATGAGGTTTGCCCCTACTTCAAATTTGGATACATGTCTGCAAATGGAGCCATTGCAGAAGCTATGAAAGATGAAGACAGGGTGCACATAGTTGATTTCCAAATTGGTCAAGGAAGCCAGTGGATCACTTTAATTCAGGCTTTTGCAGCTAGACCTGGAGGGCCACCCCACATTCGGATTACAGGTATTGATGACTCACAATCAGCTTATGCCCGGGGTGGTGGACTGCACATAGTGGGAAGGAGGTTATCAAAGCTTGCTGAGCATTTTAAGGTGCCGTTTGAATTTCATTCTGCAGCTATCTCTGGTTGTGATGTTCAAGTACATAACCTTGGAGTTCGACCGGGGGAAGCTCTGGCTGTGAATTTTGCCTTCATGCTACATCACATGCCAGATGAAAGTGTGAGTACTCAGAATCACAGGGACAGGCTGTTGAGGTTGGTTAGGAGCCTATCTCCaaaggtggtgacacttgtaGAGCAGGAATCTAACACAAACACTGCTGCATTCTTTCCACGTTTCCTTGAAACTCTGGACTATTACACAGCAATGTTTGAGTCAATAGATGTGACTCTTCCCAGAGATCATAAAGAGAGAATCAATGTGGAGCAGCATTGTTTGGCAAGAGATTTGGTTAACATCATAGCTTGTGAAGGGGTTGAGAGGGTGGAACGGCATGAGGTGCTTGGGAAGTGGAGGTCAAGATTTGCAATGGCCGGTTTCACTCCTTACCCTTTGAGTTCACTGGTGAATGGTACCATTAAGAAATTGCTTGAGAACTACAGTAATAGATATAGACTTGAAGAGAGAGATGGAGCTCTTTATCTGGGTTGGATGAATAGAGATTTGGTTGCTTCTTGCGCATGGAAATGA
- the LOC137823979 gene encoding heterogeneous nuclear ribonucleoprotein 1 isoform X1, whose amino-acid sequence MQSDNGKLFIGGISWDTNEERLREYFSTYGEVVEAVIMKDRTTGRARGFGFVVFSDPAVAEIVIKEKHNIDGRMVEAKKAVPRDDQNILNRNSGSIHGSPGPGRTRKIFVGGLASTVTESDFKKYFDQFGTITDVVVMYDHNTQRPRGFGFITYDSEEAVDKVLLKTFHELNGKMVEVKRAVPKELSPGPSRTPLGGYNYGLSRVNSFLNGFTQGYSPSSLGGYGLRADGRFSPVASGRSGFAPFGSGYGMSMNFEPGLNAGFGGNANFNSNLSYGRGVNPYFIGSSNRFGSPVGFESGNGGNNSFFSSVTRNLWGNGGLSYGTNSANSNAYIGSGSGSIGGNTFGNTGVNWGGSSAISGQGGGNNMSQSSGNLGYGSGDNNYGLGTGGYGRNTGTAFAPTSSYSASNGGVDGAFADFYNNSSVYGDPTWRSSNSERDGSGPFGYGLGGAASDVSTKNSPGYVGGYTVNKRQPNRGIAT is encoded by the exons ATGCAATCAGATAATGGCAAGTTATTTATTGGTGGCATATCATGGGACACAAATGAGGAGCGACTCAGGGAGTATTTCAGTACTTATGGGGAGGTTGTGGAAGCAGTGATAATGAAGGATCGGACAACAGGTAGAGCCAGAGGATTTGGTTTTGTTGTTTTTTCCGACCCTGCTGTCGCTGAAATAGTCATAAAAGAGAAGCACAACATTGACGGAAGGATG GTTGAGGCAAAGAAAGCTGTTCCCAGGGATGATCAGAACATATTGAATAGAAACAGTGGCAGCATCCATGGTTCACCTGGTCCAGGTCGCACTAGAAAGATATTTGTTGGAGGTTTAGCATCAACAGTGACGGAGAGCGATTTCAAGAAGTACTTTGATCAGTTTGGGACTATAACAGATGTTGTAGTTATGTATGATCACAACACTCAGAGGCCAAGAGGTTTTGGATTTATCACTTATGATTCTGAGGAAGCTGTTGACAAGGTCTTACTAAAGACATTTCATGAATTGAATGGTAAAATGGTTGAGGTCAAGCGAGCAGTTCCTAAGGAATTATCACCAGGACCAAGCCGTACCCCACTCGGTGGATATAACTATGGTCTTAGTAGGGTTAATAGTTTCTTAAATGGCTTCACTCAGGGGTATAGTCCAAGTTCTCTTGGGGGCTATGGACTTCGAGCGGATGGTAGATTCAGTCCTGTTGCCAGTGGTCGAAGTGGATTTGCTCCATTTGGATCAGGTTATGGAATGAGCATGAATTTTGAGCCTGGTTTGAATGCTGGATTTGGGGGGAATGCAAATTTCAACAGCAATCTTAGCTATGGGCGGGGAGTAAATCCTTATTTTATTGGCAGCTCCAACAGGTTTGGCAGTCCTGTTGGATTTGAAAGTGGCAATGGTGGAAACAATTCTTTCTTTAGTTCTGTGACTCGAAATTTGTGGGGTAATGGTGGCCTTAGTTATGGGACAAATTCTGCAAATTCCAATGCGTACATTGGATCAGGGAGTGGAAGTATTGGTGGGAATACATTTGGCAACACTGGAGTCAACTGGGGTGGTTCTTCCGCAATTTCTGGACAGGGAGGAGGGAACAACATGTCACAAAGTAGTGGCAACCTGGGATATGGAAGTGGTGACAATAATTATGGTTTGGGGACTGGAGGTTATGGAAGAAATACTGGTACTGCTTTTGCACCAACATCTTCGTACTCTGCATCAAATGGTGGTGTTGATGGGGCTTTTGCAGACTTTTACAATAATAGTTCGGTTTATGGGGACCCCACTTGGCGCTCTTCAAATTCCGAGAGGGATGGATCTGGTCCCTTTGGTTATGGACTTGGTGGAGCAGCTTCTGATGTTTCTACCAAGAATTCTCCAGGTTATGTTGGTGGTTATACTGTTAATAAGAGGCAGCCAAATAGGG GAATCGCGACATAG
- the LOC137823979 gene encoding heterogeneous nuclear ribonucleoprotein 1 isoform X2, with protein MKCLLLVDKMQSDNGKLFIGGISWDTNEERLREYFSTYGEVVEAVIMKDRTTGRARGFGFVVFSDPAVAEIVIKEKHNIDGRMVEAKKAVPRDDQNILNRNSGSIHGSPGPGRTRKIFVGGLASTVTESDFKKYFDQFGTITDVVVMYDHNTQRPRGFGFITYDSEEAVDKVLLKTFHELNGKMVEVKRAVPKELSPGPSRTPLGGYNYGLSRVNSFLNGFTQGYSPSSLGGYGLRADGRFSPVASGRSGFAPFGSGYGMSMNFEPGLNAGFGGNANFNSNLSYGRGVNPYFIGSSNRFGSPVGFESGNGGNNSFFSSVTRNLWGNGGLSYGTNSANSNAYIGSGSGSIGGNTFGNTGVNWGGSSAISGQGGGNNMSQSSGNLGYGSGDNNYGLGTGGYGRNTGTAFAPTSSYSASNGGVDGAFADFYNNSSVYGDPTWRSSNSERDGSGPFGYGLGGAASDVSTKNSPGYVGGYTVNKRQPNRGIAT; from the exons ATGAAGTGTCTTTTGCTTGTAGATAAAATGCAATCAGATAATGGCAAGTTATTTATTGGTGGCATATCATGGGACACAAATGAGGAGCGACTCAGGGAGTATTTCAGTACTTATGGGGAGGTTGTGGAAGCAGTGATAATGAAGGATCGGACAACAGGTAGAGCCAGAGGATTTGGTTTTGTTGTTTTTTCCGACCCTGCTGTCGCTGAAATAGTCATAAAAGAGAAGCACAACATTGACGGAAGGATG GTTGAGGCAAAGAAAGCTGTTCCCAGGGATGATCAGAACATATTGAATAGAAACAGTGGCAGCATCCATGGTTCACCTGGTCCAGGTCGCACTAGAAAGATATTTGTTGGAGGTTTAGCATCAACAGTGACGGAGAGCGATTTCAAGAAGTACTTTGATCAGTTTGGGACTATAACAGATGTTGTAGTTATGTATGATCACAACACTCAGAGGCCAAGAGGTTTTGGATTTATCACTTATGATTCTGAGGAAGCTGTTGACAAGGTCTTACTAAAGACATTTCATGAATTGAATGGTAAAATGGTTGAGGTCAAGCGAGCAGTTCCTAAGGAATTATCACCAGGACCAAGCCGTACCCCACTCGGTGGATATAACTATGGTCTTAGTAGGGTTAATAGTTTCTTAAATGGCTTCACTCAGGGGTATAGTCCAAGTTCTCTTGGGGGCTATGGACTTCGAGCGGATGGTAGATTCAGTCCTGTTGCCAGTGGTCGAAGTGGATTTGCTCCATTTGGATCAGGTTATGGAATGAGCATGAATTTTGAGCCTGGTTTGAATGCTGGATTTGGGGGGAATGCAAATTTCAACAGCAATCTTAGCTATGGGCGGGGAGTAAATCCTTATTTTATTGGCAGCTCCAACAGGTTTGGCAGTCCTGTTGGATTTGAAAGTGGCAATGGTGGAAACAATTCTTTCTTTAGTTCTGTGACTCGAAATTTGTGGGGTAATGGTGGCCTTAGTTATGGGACAAATTCTGCAAATTCCAATGCGTACATTGGATCAGGGAGTGGAAGTATTGGTGGGAATACATTTGGCAACACTGGAGTCAACTGGGGTGGTTCTTCCGCAATTTCTGGACAGGGAGGAGGGAACAACATGTCACAAAGTAGTGGCAACCTGGGATATGGAAGTGGTGACAATAATTATGGTTTGGGGACTGGAGGTTATGGAAGAAATACTGGTACTGCTTTTGCACCAACATCTTCGTACTCTGCATCAAATGGTGGTGTTGATGGGGCTTTTGCAGACTTTTACAATAATAGTTCGGTTTATGGGGACCCCACTTGGCGCTCTTCAAATTCCGAGAGGGATGGATCTGGTCCCTTTGGTTATGGACTTGGTGGAGCAGCTTCTGATGTTTCTACCAAGAATTCTCCAGGTTATGTTGGTGGTTATACTGTTAATAAGAGGCAGCCAAATAGGG GAATCGCGACATAG
- the LOC137826276 gene encoding probable serine/threonine-protein kinase WNK11 yields MPAEKSNSCDAEVEAFVEVDPTGRFGRYNDLLGCGAVKKVYRAFDQEEGIEVAWNQVRLRNFSEDPVLINRLHSEVELLRTLSNKYIIVCYSVWKDEERHNINFITEICTSGNLRDYRRKHRHVSIKAFKKWSKQVLEGLEYLHTHDPCIIHRDLNCSNIFVNGNIGQVKIGDLGLAAIVGRNHAAHSILGTPEYMAPELYEEDYTEMVDIYSFGMCLLEMVTMEIPYSECDSVAKIYKKVTKGIKPQALSKVTEPEVKEFIEKCIAQPRARPSATDLLKDPFFYELNDDEESTPIN; encoded by the exons ATGCCTGCGGAGAAGTCGAACAGTTGCGACGCCGAAGTGGAAGCGTTCGTGGAGGTTGATCCGACGGGAAGGTTTGGGCGTTATAACGATCTTCTCGGCTGTGGAGCTGTGAAGAAGGTTTACAGAGCTTTTGATCAGGAGGAAGGAATTGAGGTGGCGTGGAATCAGGTTCGGCTCAGGAATTTCAGCGAAGATCCTGTTCTCATCAACCGTCTTCATTCTGAGGTTGAGTTGCTCAGAACCCTCAGCAACAAGTACATCATCGTCTGTTACAGTGTTTGGAAGGATGAGGAACGCCACAACATCAATTTCATCACTGAGATTTGCACTTCCGGGAACCTCAGGGATTACCGCAGGAAGCACCGCCATGTCTCCATTAAGGCATTCAAGAAGTGGTCCAAACAGGTCCTTGAGGGGTTGGAGTATCTTCATACTCATGACCCATGCATCATTCACAGGGATCTCAACTGCAGCAACATCTTTGTTAACGGCAACATTGGCCAG GTGAAAATTGGTGATCTTGGATTGGCTGCAATAGTGGGACGGAACCATGCTGCACATTCTATTTTGG gGACGCCTGAATACATGGCACCGGAGCTGTATGAGGAAGATTACACTGAGATGGTGGACATATACTCTTTTGGAATGTGTTTGCTTGAAATGGTTACAATGGAGATACCCTACAGCGAATGTGACAGTGTGGCCAAGATATACAAAAAGGTGACCAAGGGAATTAAGCCTCAGGCCTTGAGCAAAGTGACAGAACCTGAGGTGAAGGAATTCATTGAGAAGTGCATAGCACAGCCAAGGGCAAGACCTTCTGCCACGGATCTCCTTAAGGATCCTTTCTTTTATGAACTCAACGATGATGAAGAATCAACGCCCATAAATTGA